The DNA window TCGATACAAATGCGCGCAtcaaatcttataaaattttctacTTATCTTATATATTGAGATTCACTTGAATCACTATTTTACGACTCATCTCTCAACCGaaaacacatttaaaaaaaagttaatgcaATATTATGTAAATGATAGTTATTTGAACATAAcgataaaaacaatacaaaaacaAGAATGTTCACTTTATCACCGAACACATTTGAAACAAAATGAGATTAACCATTAGGAACAACAATTAGTACCGACCCTGAAAATTGAAGTGCcctaacttaaaaaataattattcttatttttttagtcaaaataattttattttatatattattcaataaatataataagtttgtattattataaacaaaagtAACATAGTTTTATTTCGTTAAATGACATATTCACACATATAACGATTTAAAGATCAAACCTCGCTAGTGTTATTAACAATGAAAACATAAGTCAAAAATCTCACTAAcgaacaaatataatataaaatctcAACTTAACAATCTCATCTCAGATATCCTAAAACAATCCTATCTTATCCACGGTTATACCCATCGATAATCGCCATTCACCGtcacaataaattataaatggtaattataatttactaattaaataaaataagattgaaGTTaggttaatattatttaatgaaattatttataactatttaaaagtatatatagtGCAATGcattaattgtaaaatatttaaatatatatgataaatctcctttcatacaaaataattatttaatatcacTTGCTCATATCCTTTTATTCTCCAACCCCTAAATTTGAGTAGCAATTAAAACTATTGTTTTAGCAAATAGTTGGcttgaaataaactttatttttctcaaGATCATACCCAATCAATTGGTTCATTTGGGACAAGCTCCCATATATGGCTAAATTATTAATAGATGGGAGTATAGCTAGACACAAAATACCCTCCAATGGAATAATAGTATTATCCGTCTCCGAAACCACATCAGCACCTCCCGCAAAATGGTAAATGATTGTCGGAATTCTAAAATTATCGACCTTCTTATAACAAAGGCTCATTTCCCCAGATGGATCTTGTACCGGTCTGGCTCTAATCACGCTTCTTATTGCATTCTCAAGTTTTTGGTACATATCCATCGGTAAACGCGTTGGCATTGTTCCTGAGTCCATCACTATATTACCTGCCTCAATAACATTATTATTGAATGGAATTCTAGTATTTCCTATGCTGACTGCTTCCAATGTGACATGATACCATGCCCTAGGACTCTTTCTAACCAATCGTGTGGATACCACTCCGCGCCCAGACATGATTGCGTTAGCACCGAAGTTGATTTGGCTTTTCTCATTTAGTTTAGACCAATGCACTAGGCAGTATGAGAACTTCCCACCAATTAATTTGCGAATCTGGCCAACGAATGAGAGATCCCCATTTCCGAGCCCAACTATGCCAGCAGATGTATCATGATAATTACCTCGGTTGTCATACGCGCACCCATAAGCCATTTTCAAGATGTAACCATGCCCCAATTTATACATTTCATAGCCTAGTACCCCATTGGTGGTGGAACCATCATCGTAGGTTATACCATAATCACATTTGCTATTACTATTTCTAGGATCACAATTAATACTTATAAGGTCTTGTCTCTTATTTTGACATTCACTTGAACTACATGACAATACCTTATAGGATGATGACTCCATGGGATTAAATATGGGTTGATTTTGCCTGTAACAATTTAAACATGGTTGACATTGAGTCCAGGTGATTTCGTTGCCGGTATCAGCGATCGCCAATTGCTTGACCGGCGGTGTGCCGATGTAAATTTCCATGAGGTAATCCCAGTCAGACCTCATTATTGTCGAGCTCTCATTCATTACCTTCGAACCGTAGTTGAAACGTAGTAAGCGGGACTTAGAGCGATGGATAGATCTGGTTACAAAGGTCGTTTGATTGAAAGATGAGTTGTAAAATGGTGATTCAAGTGAATCTCGATGAACCAGATACGTAGAAAAACCTATTAATGTGTTTGTATCAGAGGAATCAGAGGCAACTGAAAGTTGTAGCCTGACATATAATGCAAAAAATATTGCATGGTATAAAGAAATGTTCATCATGATAAAATAGagatgaaattaaaaatgtatgAAAACCAGTGACTCAAAGATATTTAAAGGTGATAGTAAAATCTTAATGAAGtgtttattattgtaataataaggTGATAGTATATTAccgtaaaaataaaaattcaatttatcaACAATTAGACATTTTTATTTTCGCTAAATGAACAATTAAACATGACATTgggttgatttttattttttctaaatcaataattaaatatttttggaaaactatcttattataaaataaattttaatagttttttaatGTAGAAAGCCAGTAtctcaataaattaaaaaaaaaaaaaaattgattttgtaaactatcttattataaaataaatttccaTTAGTTTTCCTATTATAGGAAACTATAGTTAATCTCACAAATATTATCTCTATTTCAACTTTAAgccattttaaaattttgatttgagaACGTTTGAGAGCAATATAAGAGACAAAATTGTTTTcacaaagaaaaattattttagctTGTCACTAAACAATTTTAGATGATCACAAATTGGattagtttagtttttttttttataatttagagaCCCTAGTGTAGGAATTAGATATatcaaatattgaattaatttaatatttatttttatattcggtctatatatatataatattatatacaaaaattaaaattaaaataaaatataatcgcTGATATAAAagaagtttataaataatattaataaataatattcatttgAAATACGAAATACGATTgtatactaaataaatttagGAATTAGAGTTAGATTGTTTTTGGGTGGACTTAAAATATAACAAGGAATTTTAttgtaagttttattattttttataataatttattaaacaaacaaaatgaattattttaaaattttaaagaaaattaacagataatatcatatttttatgtaaaaataataataataatcaataaaatttcTGGGGGACAGATTCGTCACTGAATGGGCCAATAATAGATGAACAATGCATTAATTGAATACAAATTTGTACAAATAACCAAAAAATTacacattttatcattttttttgtatggTAATGGTATAATATTTCTTATACATCTAACTTAACGAAGTTTGAAAGGacattttatacatttatttttgtttggaatTAATCTTTAAacatctaaaattatttaaaatattattatcaccgatgactttttattgaaaatatacaCAAATTACTCATATACATGgcattcattttttattttcgcTCCGCTCAATTTCCAGACAATAATGTTACAGATGAAAACGATGATGAGGTTATTGCTCAATAGAAATAAACGACATCTTAATATGAAAGAGTCCAAGGAGCAACAATCTCGTCGTCGTCTTAGTCTGCAACATCGCGGTCCGAAAATAGAGTAAAGAAATTGCATCGTCGTTTAAGAATAGAGCTAAATAAGTCATTTAAATATGAATGTGAAGGTTTTGCCAGCAGTAGgatgtagaaaaataaaaaataaatatcccaAGTATATgaggaatttatttttattttcaacacaaatttataccgttttaaattattttagatgtttatgaactaaattcaaataaaaataaatgtataagaagtaatttcaaataaaagtaaatatgtaacgagtaatttcaaataaaattatttatgaaaatagtttttaaaagtATAAGAAATATTATAGGTCATGATAGTTAGGTTCcattcaaaacaaaattgtggccataaaataaaaaaatgatattattcataatttcttaaatatataattataatatctgaaatataaaaatattaatataattgagagaaaattattttaattgattatataatttttttttttaatttgggacCCTAAAAAGTTTTCACTATGCTACTATATAGATGCTACCATTACCCATTTTTCTTTCAACCatcacaatattaatattttgaatttaggtccaataatattatatcaaaattctATATTTGTctgataaatttttttttaatcaatataacaaatatcaatttaaatactcaccattattaaagaaaatattttattttccaataaAGAGTCAAAAATGAATAAATGTAGGACCAAAGGTGATTAAAggaacatataaataaaattttagattttcttaattttacttttaacccattttgaaaatctaatttattttataatcttgaatagtaaaattaaacaatttacCCAAGAATTTGGATTAAGAAAATTTCTAACCAAAATTATGACATTTTCGTTTTATCACCACAATTTTATGggatttttctattaattataattagacATATATAGCCAACAATTGATTGCATAGTTAGTCATATAACTCATATATTAGTACGGCATAATAAATCTTTTaccttattttatttgttgacttattctcatttattattgaaaataattttttcttggTTTCGATAATTTTTCTAACATTGGAGGataacttatttttcttttcaccACTCAAATTTAAGTtggtattatattttattcgaTGCAGTATCTTATTTAGCTGAATCAAATTTTTTATCGTAAATTTTTGTGATCCGAATAGTTCTCTAAATTTTCGGTAGATCGCTTAATGCTCATGTCTTTCGATTGTGTTGGTGTGCTTTCTCGTGTATGTGTCCATCACCTTTTTAGGAGCAAAAGAGATGAAGTTACCagatttagaattatttttcatttttttctaataaagagTTACTAATAAGATCTTTCAGTCGGAGACCCACTTACATATATTCTTTCATTATTTCTACgggtttcttatttttttttatgataaatgtaGATAATCAGTTATCATTTGACATAACCTTTTATGACATTGCTTATCAACATTGGTCAATGACAAAATTCAATGTcgctcaaaatattttgtagagaTTCTTTCGATATTGTTTGATTGGTTTGTTCGGCTTGCTATACATCATCACTCGGATCTTAGGAGTCACCCTCAATAAATTACAAGATTGTTCGTTCGATCTTCAtcattagaattataattattacaaatatttgatattatttaatacatagatttttatttaattgttttgattttgttgatattaTTCtgcaatttaatttttgatatgtAACTATTAGTtctaataataagaaaaatttatttgaaaaaaaattataaacaaaatttataaaaaaaataataatgagtttGATGTTATATGGACTTTATGAGCTATCACTAGTAAAATTGAGGTTTTATCGAAAGTTTTTTccgatatatttatatatatgtcgGAATAGATACCGAAAGGAAGAAATTTGTCGTCAATAAGAAAAGACACTGATAGGCTAtacatatctttcggtatttggaCACAATATCGAAAGATATAAAGTATATCTTTTGGCTTGAATCCTTCTAAAAATCAGCCTCTTTTTGAAGGgtgaataccgaaagatatatcgGCTTTCACCCcttccaaaaaaaatcaaaaaactaCTAAGTGTTGGATTTTCTCTAAgggatataccgaaagatatagactaTATCTTTCAGCTTTGACCCCTTTTAAAAAACaggaaaattttctaagtgttgagattTTTCTGAAGGGGAGATGCCGAAAGATTtagactatatctttcggttttgatcccttctaaaaaacgtgaaaatcttctaagtgttgggttttTTAGACTGGATCTAATATACCGAAAAATATGAGTATATCTTTCGGCTTGATGGACCTCttcacttatattttttttagaatttacatgtataggtttgtgtttgattatataaagatgtataaatgtttgtgtttgattatatactTAGAATGAGtggttatattttatatttgtatgtgtagggTTTGTGTTTAATTTCTAAGTATAGAATTGTGTTTAGTtgtttaaggataaaatataatcatgctTAAATATGGTTAAACAAATTGAAAGAGtcgaataccgaaagatttacagtatatctttcggtattcaggggtaaaaccgaaagatttgacTAAATCTTTTGTTTTTTCCCACTTCCCAGAAGTTTgagtttttttggttatttaaggCCAAAGCCGAAATATATGGGTATATTTTTCGACTTAACTAGTAGATACCAAAAGATTTGTAGTAAATTTTTCGGTTTTGGTCACTTTTCACTAATTTTTTTACCCTTTTCCAATTGGTGTTTTGGTTTCTAAGtatatatgaattttgtttaattttccaATCATATTAATTGTGAGTCAATATTTCATGTATAGGGGTTGTGATTGAAGTTACAAGTATAGggttgtgtttgattatataaagatttataaatgtttgtgtttgattatacttagaatgagtgattatgttttatatttttgtgtgtaagggtttgtgtttaatttataagtataagaTTGTATTTAGTtgtttaaggataaaatataataatgcttcaatctagttaaaataataaatttgaaaagagtcaaataccgaaagatttacctcatatctttcggtatttaggggtaaaaccgaaagatttggCTAAATCTTTCAATTTTCCCACTTCCcaatagtttaatttttttggttatttaaggCCAAACCTAAAGATATatgtatatctttcggcttaACTAGTagataccgaaagatttgtagTAAATCTTTCAGTTTTGGTCACTCTTCACTAATTTCTTTACCCTTTTTCAATTGGTGTTTTGGTTTTTAAGTATATGAACATTGTTTCATTGTCCAATCATATCAATTGTGAGTCAATATTCCAAGTATAGGGTTGTGagtatatgtttgtgtttgattatacttagaatgagtgattatgatttatatttgtatgtgtagaggtttgtgtttgatttctAAGTATAGGATTATGTTTAGTTgcttaaggataaaatataatcatgctTCAATctggttaaaataataaatttgaaaagagtcgaataccgaaagattaaccttatatctttcggtatttaggGGTGAAACCGAAAGATTTgggtaaatctttcggttttttccaCTTCCCAacagtttgatttttttggattatttaaggccaaagccgaaagatatgtGTAAAATTGTCGTCCATTATTAAAGAGGCAATATCGACATATGTACTATATATGTCGGTATTTCCCTTTATATCGCGATTTTGGGCAGAAACCCTCCCATGCGCTCTCTCTCTTCTCCGCTCTACTGATTTTCGTCGCATCTCTGCCGAATATCCGCCAAAGCCATTCTCTGTCTCTTCGTCACTAGATCCAGCCGTCGATCGAAGGTAGAAGACGATGGTGATCTGTCTCTCCGTTAGAACTCCGTAAATCCCGCCGTTCTCCGTCTCTCCGTCACCAGATCCAAGATTCCTCTGCCACCTCTCTTCATCTTCTCCGATCTACATGTAAGTACATCCATTTTCTCTTGACTTTTTTGATTTCTATTGATATATTTAGGATTACTTGATATATTTAGGTTAATTATTTGTTGATGGTAGATTTAGGATGAAATTTGAGGGTTAGTTGTTTGTTGATTTAGGGTTATCTATTTGAGAATTCCTGATAATTCTATACTATTggtattcaaattattaatggaTTTGAGTTTGAAAGTTTATgtgatattataattagaattattaGTTCAGTTGGATGAAATTTAGTGAAATTAGTATGAAGTTATTGTAAAATTTGGCAGAAATTTGGctaaaatttgatgaaaattagtttgaaatcCTTGTTGACTGGTTTTCATTGTGATATTGAACCTAAAATTCGTATAAATTAGTATGTATTGTGATATTGTAATTAGGATTATTAGTTCAATTGGCTGAAATTTGGTGAAATTAGTATGAAGTTATTGTGAAATTTGGTGAATTAAAGGTATATGGATCAATATTGAAGTTATTGTAGATACTTGTGATTGATATGTATAgttataactatatataattgatttgaattaCAAATTTAGTCCTGATACAAAAAAGATCTAATCTGCAATTGATACATAATAATTTAGGTTAAAGAAAACTAATCTAATGGAAGTACCCGAGATGAGTTTATGTCGAGATCATCCAAAATGTGAGGAATGAGTTGACCACTTCCTAGATTTTACAATAAGTAGTACAGGACGAAAAAATGTGAAATGTCCTTGCATGAAATGCTTTAAAACGACTTTTATGGATATAGTcgatgtgaagactcacctcattgtttatggaataaatttgaattatgaattctggtattgtcatggagaaaagaggaGTACTACTAACATGGTTTAAGATGATGACGATGGTAATCATGACGATGACTTGGATGATGTTGTGCCAGAAGTCAGAAGTACTCCCCCGGACTTGAATACTAATGTCAATGAAAAACAGTATATGCAAGATTTTATacacgatatgttctccaacgttaatgatggtccgagcaacgatgaaccagtcgaggATGCGTAGagattctataaaaaaattgatgattCTAAACGATCTATATATGAAGGTGCAcgaataacaaaatcatcagcACTATTGAAATTCCTCCACATAAAGAATGTCGGTAAACAGACAAATGTTTCGTTCAATATGTTGTTACGTCTACTTAAAATGGAGATATTAGCGATGGATGTTGAATTGTCAAACTCATACTACAAATGTAAGAAGTTCATTACAGATATCAGGCTTAAATATAAGAGAATAGATGCATGTAAGAGCAATTGTATGTTATTTTGAAAGAACGACAAAAATTTGAGTCTTGCAGAGTTTGTGGCCTTTTTAGATGGAAAGTCGACAAAACTAGTGGGGAAATTCGGAAGAAGCAAAATGGAAAATTTATGCCCACTAAGGTGTTAAGATATTTTTCTCTAATACCAAGATTGCAGAGACTATACATGTGCTCTAAGAccgctccaatgatgagatggcacaAAAAAATAAGAGTTCAAGGTGATATGTTGAGACATCCGGCTGATTCATACACTTGGAAAATGTTTGATGAAAGGTATAAGGATTTCACGTCGGACCCCCATAGCGTAAGACTTGGTTTATCAGGTGATAGGTTCCAACattttgcaaatgggaaaaaatcatataGTATTTGGTCGGTTATTCTAATTCCTTATAACGTGTCACTCACTCTTTGCATgaattctagcaatttcattctatctatgttaattccaggGCCAAAGAGTTCAGGAGAtacaattgacatatttctccagccattgattgAAGAATTGTCTGAACTATGGAATATTGGTGTGAGAACATTTGaagcacacacctcgcaatccTTTAACATGTGAGTAGCATTGttatggaccattaacgacttccCAGCGTATGCGAACTTGTCCGGGTAGAGTACAAGGAAACTCGTTTGTCCTTGTTGTAATTGTGACACTATATCTTTTCGATTGGTTAATAGGCAGagacaatgttacatgggtcacaaACGTTTCCTTATACCAAACCACAAATACAGGAGGGatgagtcgtttgatggtcgaaacAATTATATAGAGAGGCCTTGAAAATGTTAATGGGGGCAAAAatttacgagcaagcacgaaaCCTAGAAGGCATAGTTCTTACTATGGATCAAAGTAAAAAAACTGAgatatatatcatgaaacacggggagacaattggaacaaacttagcattttcttcagtttgccttattggagatcattattattgagacataatttggatgtgatgcatattgagaaaaatatttgtgatagcgtgttgggaacaatgatggatgtgaaagagaagaATGAGGATGGTCCTAAAGTACGTAAAGAtttacaactcttaggcataaaatacTAGTTACATCCTGTAAATGATGGAGAAGTGGTTCATTATTCAGAAGCGTCTTTCACTTTGTCCTTTGATCATAAAAAACATGTTTGTAATTTCTTCAAAGATCTAAAGTTGTCTAATGATTTTTGCTCAAATACTGAAAGTTATgtgaatttggaagagaaaaagattacgggattaaagagtcatgattgtcacattttattggaatatcttattcctttagcaactcgtggattacttccCGATCATGTGTATGATGCTATAGTAAATTTGTCCCGGtttttcggttgttgtgctccAAAGAGTTGATTACagcctaattagaaaaaaaacgATCTatgttaaaatatcattttataattaatgctGATAGTTCTAATCATATATATCGGAAATGATATGGAAAAGATATGCATAAATATTTCGATATAAGCTCTACCGACAGTTTTGAAAGTTGTCGGTTAAGACCTCTACACCTTTATCGACAAGAGCAATGCCGACAGTTTGACAACTTGTCGGCAAAGGGTATTACCAACAGATATATGGGTTTTACtaacatattataatttcagaaaaaaaggcacatttttactagtgtataaagctaaattattattattcagattttttattttaaataatatatctaagtatatgatttaaatttgtACATAAACAAACTTCTATtgcttaatatattatttgattaaaatatcaagatatttaatttataaaccgGGTGATATCTGAACAAAAGACCTATCATAGGAGCATGCATATATTGTCATTTGATCCAATAAATAGTAAAAGAATATGTTGATATAACAATCCTTTtgagaacatttttttttttaattctcaaatgaatattcatatatatcactctatagatatataatttaattatttaatataagctcTTTTACGTGATAGACCCTAtagaaaaatttaaaagttagaatttattttattttatttgaggatttataattaattaatataataatgaatggTACCTAACTTCTACAAGGATTTCCACTATACCCACTAGCTGGAGACATAATTTATGATGAAATTTATAGTGGGTGGGATGTGGGCCgggtctaattaaaataaattaataaaaaatatataaatctcaTCATCTAATATGTTGCAAGCAAAAACCTAATTTTGTGGACCCTTTTATCTTGAAAATCAAAGTGTATCtcagttattaaaaatatctct is part of the Impatiens glandulifera chromosome 1, dImpGla2.1, whole genome shotgun sequence genome and encodes:
- the LOC124919099 gene encoding aspartic proteinase CDR1-like, with protein sequence MRSDWDYLMEIYIGTPPVKQLAIADTGNEITWTQCQPCLNCYRQNQPIFNPMESSSYKVLSCSSSECQNKRQDLISINCDPRNSNSKCDYGITYDDGSTTNGVLGYEMYKLGHGYILKMAYGCAYDNRGNYHDTSAGIVGLGNGDLSFVGQIRKLIGGKFSYCLVHWSKLNEKSQINFGANAIMSGRGVVSTRLVRKSPRAWYHVTLEAVSIGNTRIPFNNNVIEAGNIVMDSGTMPTRLPMDMYQKLENAIRSVIRARPVQDPSGEMSLCYKKVDNFRIPTIIYHFAGGADVVSETDNTIIPLEGILCLAILPSINNLAIYGSLSQMNQLIGYDLEKNKVYFKPTIC